From Toxorhynchites rutilus septentrionalis strain SRP chromosome 2, ASM2978413v1, whole genome shotgun sequence, a single genomic window includes:
- the LOC129766942 gene encoding uncharacterized protein LOC129766942, whose translation MGWFERIVLLLEQEPDIAKGFSRGNSGPYWDDLAAEVNSLGPPIRDGSGWKKVWADYKSGLKRKLAHNKREQRATGGGPNKIINLSELEEQAVLLTGLLATVEGIPGTSSHGTQLGSPSGEPQAADQENFIYYGTSDECDGINNTIHFQPSQPKKSRPSTTRLLELQVEQQNKFHTNVKSLLKNTNKNLSDLVHYQRQSARAILSVDATLKEHLSEQKRHNHEMEKIALEKSIATNP comes from the exons ATGGGATGG TTCGAGCGGATTGTGCTGCTTCTGGAGCAAGAGCCGGACATAGCAAAGGGTTTCTCCCGAGGAAATTCCGGACCATACTGGGATGATCTGGCGGCAGAAGTCAATAGTTTGGGACCGCCTATTCGCGATGGAAGTGGATGGAAAAAG GTTTGGGCGGACTATAAGTCCGGATTAAAGCGAAAACTCGCTCACAACAAACGGGAGCAGAGGGCGACAGGTGGAGGacccaataaaattatcaatttgtcCGAGCTGGAGGAGCAGGCAGTTCTACTAACTGGGTTACTTGCGACCGTGGAAGGAATCCCGGGTACCTCATCTCATGGAACACAGTTGGGTTCGCCTTCGGGTGAACCTCAAGCTGCAGACCaggaaaattttatatattatggTACTTCCGACGAGTGTGACGGTATCAATAATACCATTCACTTCCAGCCCTCTCAGCCGAAAAAATCCAGACCTTCTACCACGAGGCTATTAGAGCTGCAAGTCgagcaacaaaacaaatttcacaCCAATGTGAAATCCCtgttaaaaaacacaaacaagaaTTTGAGTGATCTGGTTCATTATCAGCGCCAATCAGCTCGAGCGATTCTTTCCGTGGATGCCACACTCAAAGAACATCTGAGTGAACAAAAACGACATAACCACGAGATGGAGAAGATCGCGCTGGAGAAATCAATAGCGACAAATCCTTGA
- the LOC129768470 gene encoding putative nuclease HARBI1, whose translation MDSVLLPILAEQEEIGMPCYHRRNHRKSTDFMKLSDEAFIKSFRLSKEAFRYVLEEIENCLTTRKGGLSTEVKLAACLRFFAEGNYQHGAGQDYHIAIAQPTFSKVLTEMLNILERTLCKKWISLNMTEDEQRRAKLHFYQKTSIPGVIMCLDGTHVKIIPPKLNRNLFFNRKGFYSLNVLIVCDDQQRIRFVDPTFQGSNHDSHIWRVSPARTHFEQLHQNGEVNTKILGDAGYPSEPWLVTPFRAAEEGSLESDFNRRHALGRAIVERTIGLLKNRFRCILGARQLHYNPTKCAQIINVCCALHNICLEFGRSQ comes from the exons ATGGATTCCGTTTTGTTACCGATTTTGGCGGAGCAAGAAGAAATTGGAATGCCTTGCTACCATCGGCGAAACCACCGAAAATCAACCGACTTCATGAAACTTTCTGATGAAGC ATTCATCAAAAGTTTTCGTCTAAGTAAGGAAGCTTTTCGGTACGTTTTAGAGGAAATTGAGAACTGCCTTACCACAAGGAAAGGTGGTCTATCCACGGAGGTGAAACTCGCAGCATGTTTGCGATTCTTTGCTGAAGGAAATTATCAACATGGAGCAGGGCAAGATTATCACATTGCCATAGCACAGCCCACATTTTCCAAGGTGCTGACTGAAATGCTTAACATTCTGGAGCGGACACTGTGTAAGAAATGGATTTCCCTAAATATGACGGAAGACGAACAGCGGCGTGCTAAACTACACTTCTatcagaaaacatcaattcCGGGTGTTATTATGTGTTTGGATGGAACCCACGTAAAAATTATTCCACCTAAGCtgaatcgaaatttgttttttaatcggAAGGGATTTTATAGTCTCAACGTTCTGATT GTTTGTGACGATCAGCAAAGGATTCGTTTCGTTGATCCTACCTTCCAGGGATCTAATCATGACTCTCATATATGGCGTGTAAGCCCTGCAAGAACTCACTTTGAGCAGCTTCACCAAAATGGTGAAGTTAATACTAAGATTCTAG gtgatgctGGTTATCCATCGGAACCTTGGTTAGTAACGCCATTCAGAGCAGCGGAGGAAGGGAGTTTGGAGAGCGATTTTAATCGCAGGCATGCCTTGGGTCGTGCTATCGTCGAGCGGACAATCGGTTTACTAAAAAATCGGTTTAGATGCATCCTTGGCGCGAGACAACTTCACTACAATCCTACTAAATGCGCTCAAATTATAAATGTATGCTGTGCACTTCACAATATATGCTTAGAATTTGGTCGTTCTCAGTAG